GAAGCGGACCGGGTCGCCGATGGTCACGACCGCGGGGTCGGCGCTGACCGTCGTGGTCGTCGCGATGGCGCCGACCGTGAAGGCCTCGCTCGTCGAGGCGGGCTCCAGCGTCGCGTCCCCGGCGTACGACGCCGAGACGGTCGCGCTGCGCGGGGGACCGGCGACCGCGATGGTCGTCTCGGCCACGCCGGCGGCGTTGGTGGTGGCGTTCGCCGTGGCGCCACCCGAGAGCGTGAAGCTGACCGTCCGGCCGGACACCGCGCCGCCGGTGCGGTCGGTGAGCGTGGCCCGCACGGTCGCCGTACCTCCCTGCGGGGCGGTCAGGTCGCCGGTGTAGGCCAGCGTGCTGCAGGCCTTCGGCGTGACCACGAGGGTCGCGGCTCCGGTCGCGCCGCCGGCCGAGGCGACGACGCCCCAGCTGCCACGGGCGCCGGCCTTCTGGAGGCCGTCGGACTCGGCGGGGGCGGCGACCGTCACGCTGTAGTTGCCACCCGAGGTGGTGGTCGCGCTCGCGGTGATGCTCGCGCCCGGCGTCACGGGGGACTTGTCGAGGAAGAGCGAGACCGGGACGCCCGCGGCGCCCGTGCTGAGCTTGCCGCTCACGGTGACGTCACCGCCCGCGCAGGACAGCGACGGGGTGATCGTGGTGGTGAGGGTCGTCGACGGAGCCGGGGTGCTCGACGACGACAGCTTGCGGTCGAGGGTCAGCGTCGCGCCGTCGAGCGGGAGCTTCAGGTACTCCTGCGCGTCGTTGCGGTGCACCGGCGACCACCAGTGCGTGCTGACCAGGCTGCCGTCGGAGCTCTGCGTGTGGACCCGACGGGTCGCGATGCTGCCCGCCGGCACGCTGGCCGTCGCGTTGGTGACCGCGGCCGGGGCGTCGAGGGAGAAGACCCCGTCGAAGGTGTCGGCCCCGCTGCCGTAGCTGCCGGCGTCGTACGTGAAGCCGCCGGTGTAGTCGACGTCCACGTCGCTCTGCCACGACTGGCCCGCCTCCACGGGGAAGTCGATCGCGCGCCACCCGCCGCGCGGGGTCATCTCGAGGTCGACCGCCGCGGTGATGTTGGTCGAGATGATCGAGATCGACGCCTTGGCCCGGAGGTCCTGGTGCTGCTGCTCCTGCAGGAGGGCGAGGTCGGAGCGGCGCACGTAGCGGGTGCCGCTCACCGACCCGGAGAAGTTGCTGAGGGTGGCGTTCCCGACGCCGTCGACCTGGGCGCTGCCGCCACCGCCGGTGATCGTGCCGGAGATGTTCAACTTGTAGGCGCTCTGCCCCTGGAAGGTCTCGACGCCGGCCACCGTGTAGGTGACGTTCTCGTTGATCGTGACGTCCGCGGTGTCGCCGGTGTAGCGGAAGCTGGTCTGGTAGGTCCACGCCCACCCGGTGCTCCACACCGCGACGTCGTCACCGCTGGCCTGCGCGGCGAGGGCGGGCGTCGTACCGGCCCCGACGAGCGTCGCGACCACGGTCGCGAGGACGCTCAGCCAGGCCATCCGTCGCCGGAAGTCGCGCGCCGCGCGGCGGCGGCTGGGCTGGAGGGTGCTGTCGTTCGGCGCAGGGAGCATGCGTCACCGTCCCGTGAGTGGGGGGTGCCACCCGAGAGGGACGGGCACGGGAGCCCGTGTGGCGGAGGGAGTGGCGGGAGTCAAGCAGGTTGTGACGGGGCCCACATCCCTTTTCTGAAAGAAGTTCACCTTTTTTCACCAAGGCCTTGGCGAACGGCTCGTTTCGCTGCTCCTGCCGCAGGGTGCGTAACCTTGCACCTTGTGGCTGGACCCGACTACGACTCCGAGATCAAGCAGCTGACTGCGACGATGCACACCATCGAGCAGGTCCTCGACCTGCCGAAGATGGAGCAGGAGATCGCGGACCTCGGCGTCCAGGTCGCCGCGCCCGACCTGTGGGACGACCAGGACAACGCGACCCGGGTGACCGGGCGCCTGTCCTCCCTGCAGGGCCAGGTGGAGCGCTTCCGCGGCCTCCAGCAGCGCATCGACGACCTCGCCGTGCTGGCCGAGCTGGCGGCCGAGGAGGGCGACGCCGACACCCAGGCCGAGGCCGACGCCGAGCTCGACCGGATCAAGAAGGCCGTCGAGGGCCTCGAGGTCCGCACCCTGCTCTCCGGTGAGTACGACGAGCGCGAGGCCATCGTCACGATCCGCTCCGGCGCGGGCGGCGTCGACGCCGCCGACTTCGCCGAGATGCTGATGCGGATGTACACCCGCTGGGCCGAGCGCAACAAGTACCCCGTCGAGGTCTACGACATCTCCTACGCCGAGGAGGCCGGCATCAAGTCGGCCGAGTTCGCGATCCACGCGCCGTACGCCTACGGCACCCTCTCCGTCGAGGTCGGCACCCACCGCCTGGTCCGGATCAGCCCGTTCGACAACCAGGGCCGCCGCCAGACCTCCTTCGCCGCCGTCGAGGTCGTGCCCCAGCTCGAGCAGACCGACGAGATCGAGGTCGACGAGAACGAGATCCGCGTCGACGTCTTCCGCTCCGGCGGCCCCGGCGG
Above is a genomic segment from Nocardioides aromaticivorans containing:
- the prfB gene encoding peptide chain release factor 2, which gives rise to MAGPDYDSEIKQLTATMHTIEQVLDLPKMEQEIADLGVQVAAPDLWDDQDNATRVTGRLSSLQGQVERFRGLQQRIDDLAVLAELAAEEGDADTQAEADAELDRIKKAVEGLEVRTLLSGEYDEREAIVTIRSGAGGVDAADFAEMLMRMYTRWAERNKYPVEVYDISYAEEAGIKSAEFAIHAPYAYGTLSVEVGTHRLVRISPFDNQGRRQTSFAAVEVVPQLEQTDEIEVDENEIRVDVFRSGGPGGQSVNTTDSAVRLTHIPTGIVVSCQNEKSQLQNKAAAMIVLKAKLLAKKKAEEAALKKDLKGDVAASWGDQMRNYVLNPYQIVKDLRTGYETGNPQPVFDGEIDGFLEAGIRWRRGADNASDN